Proteins encoded within one genomic window of uncultured Desulfobacter sp.:
- a CDS encoding ABC transporter ATP-binding protein produces MQLNVKNLKVSYGNIKALHGLDFSINTGEIVTIIGANGAGKSTTLRAISRMVPSEPGSVIEFEGEDVLSYSTDKVVTRLGISHVPEGRRIFGNLTVTENLTLACFARKDTEQIAKDKKWVFDLFPRLEERKNQISGTLSGGEQQMLAVGRGYLSGRKLMILDEPSMGLAPLLMLEMFDALKEINKYGTTILLVEQNARLALKFAQRGYVIEHGKLVLEGPADRLLDDPEVKKAYLGA; encoded by the coding sequence GACTTCAGCATTAATACCGGTGAAATCGTGACCATCATCGGAGCCAACGGTGCGGGCAAAAGCACCACTCTTCGCGCCATCTCCCGGATGGTGCCCAGTGAACCGGGTTCCGTCATTGAATTTGAGGGCGAAGATGTGCTCTCCTACAGCACCGACAAGGTGGTCACCCGGCTCGGCATCTCCCATGTGCCCGAAGGCCGAAGAATATTCGGCAACCTCACGGTAACCGAAAACTTAACTTTGGCCTGTTTTGCCAGAAAAGATACCGAGCAGATTGCAAAGGATAAAAAGTGGGTGTTTGATCTGTTTCCCCGTCTTGAAGAGCGCAAGAATCAGATTTCGGGCACCCTGTCCGGCGGAGAGCAGCAGATGCTTGCCGTGGGCCGAGGCTACCTGAGCGGCCGAAAGCTCATGATTCTGGATGAGCCCTCCATGGGGCTTGCGCCTTTGCTGATGCTTGAAATGTTTGATGCCTTAAAAGAGATCAATAAATACGGCACCACCATTTTGCTGGTGGAGCAGAACGCCCGGCTGGCCCTCAAATTTGCCCAAAGAGGATATGTGATTGAACACGGCAAGCTCGTATTGGAAGGCCCGGCTGATAGGCTCCTTGATGATCCAGAGGTGAAAAAAGCCTACCTGGGTGCATAA